The sequence GACTTCAAATGGCAACCAAAGTTGAGAAATTAGATTTGTTTGTTATATGGGCAAGTTCAAGAGAATGAACTTCATTTGTTTCAGCACTACATTGTGGCCTAGTTTGGCTTCTAGTTGGGGTATGACCGTATGAGAATTAAAGACTTTCACGCCAATTGAGGGCAGAGTAAGTATGTTTTTAAATCCTCCCAAAGCTCTTCTCCATCATTAAGTTGCTTTAgaacatttttgtaattttcaacaTAATTTGGAGCTCAAGGAATAGGGTTCTTTTCTCGATAGTGGAAGTGGTTCCATAAGTTATCTAAGTTACAGTTCAAAAGACTTTCAATTTCTTTCCTTCGTGATAAACCATGTTGAGTCTATAGTTTAGGTTGAAAAAATGTGAATACAATATGTCTTAAAAGTATCTTTTGAATGTATTTTGAGATAAAGACAATTGCCAAAAGTTTTGTAGATCTGATTCAAGTTTCAGACGACAACtttcaataatttttgaatcaaTCGAGATATTAAGTTTTTGATTAATTGAGCCATTATTTCGATCAATTGAACTGTGTTAAATTGGGAATGCAATTCAGCCTATCAAGTCTCTAAGGTTTCGTGCtgataagggtatttttgtcctGCGAAGGTTTCGTTGTCTATTCGTCCTTCAGGTTCTATCAGGAGGGTCCGAACAGAAATTTTCCCCTTTCCCGTTTGACGAAATATTCGCAATGACCGACGGCTCTCTTCCCCGCCATCCCAACGGATGAAACACAAGACCTACCAACAAAGAGCCCATCAAAATAAATTCCTCATTCGATCTCTTAAAGTCCAGACAAATTGATGCTCCACTCTCCTTGAAGACCCGTCGGGTAGCTCGCATATACACCTGACGAATGATTCGCACCTTATTATTTGCATATTGATGAATGGATGATCATACTGACAGATGAGTACACTGGGTCCCACAATCCTTTACGTGTTCTCTACACATGTATTCCTACATAGAAATAACTTGCATACCACGTCTAAAGACCCTACTACACATTCATATCTTCCCTATATGGGAAGAGAACCCTAAGATCTCGAAACCTTAACTCCAAATCTCCTCTACAAAGAAAGCTCTTACGTTCAAGGGATCTTGGTTCGCTCTTCACCACTATATAAGCACCAAACCTCCTCTTCTTTAAGGAACACAGAAAATCCCTAACTCTCACACTATTGAGTTCTTGGTGATTTTTCTTTCACTGACTTAACTTTCAAAGGGTCTTTGGCTGGCACCCTATCGATGGTCTCTGTTGGTTCTTGGTTTTCTTGCTCCTCAGGTACCCCATTGGAGCGCTCGTGGACAATTAGTTAACTGAcgatttttgtgcatcatcacgTGCAAACAAAGTCAAGTTATATAAGAAAAACCTAGAGAATGTGAAAAAGACGTTTGGAGAGCTACTACATGTGCATCTAGGGTTCTAGTACCTCATGCTCTCAAAAGCCTCTACTAAATGATCAATTTGAAGTATTTTTAGATCCAGTAGTGTAAAAGTTGCTACCACTACTAGAAGATCAAATTACTAGAATCAAATTTTCAAGTGGGTACTTGAAGTCTTGGATGGAAGGTTCACATGAGATGGAGTCTACTATTGAAGAGTCTGTGGATTAGGAGTTTCATTGGGTAATGTCAGTAAGTACTACAAGGTTGTAGAAAACTAGAATATGGTTATTTCgtttgtaaaaacttcaattcaaTTAGTGGATCTATTTTGCCTATAGGGTTTGTAGGTTAAGCCCCCATAGTGGATTTTACTTTTGGGAtgatttgtttcattggtttttttttttgcttcactATATTGTGCATCTCTTTATTTTCgtctttgttttattatttacaCAACAATGATGTTGTTCTATTTAACCAAAGCCTGATCATTATTGGACTGTTTAactacttaattttaaaattggttaCTTGCCTTTTGGGCCTATACAAACCAACAAACCCAATGTTGAGGGTTCTCCTTGTTTGATTGACTCAACTAGTTTCTTGGAAGAAACCTCCTTTCTCATTGATTGAGGTCAATATTAATGCAGCTTGGAGAGGGGTAAAGCTTGCATTGTTGTCATTGCGAGACACTACCAGAGTGATGCTTTGAAAGCTAGGGTGTGGGTGTAGCAAGCAAATGCTAACTTCATTTTTATGTGACAAGAAGCATTAGTAGTCAGGTAACAATGGAGAGCCATTGAAGCAAGCTTACAaattagagtaatgctacaaacacaacaatttttacaataaattttacaactgTTAAGTTGTCAAGATATGATTCATTCTCATATGGGTCAAtcatctattattttattatcgaCCATTAACAATTTATCACCAAAGATagttatgaaatttgttgtgacTCTAGATTTATTGTACAAATTAACTGGGCAACTTTTACAATTGATGCCATCTCAATGGCGACtactaaaaaattttcttaaatacATTTTTCATTTGGAATTTGAAAGTTGACCCATTAATTTGCAAGGAACGTGCAATAGAATTTGTAATACTCCTATCATCACTCAAATACTACATGTGCCTAAAGAGATGTACATAAAATCCGCACTCACATAGCAAACATATTAATACATGATTtcaatcaaaaatcaaaccacTACTTTCATTGCATGTCCAGTTTGTGGCTAGATCAATTGGAAGGAACATGGTAATATTTTCCTTTACACATGCATCTGTAAACAATGGGGCATGActctgtgaagcacttgaagcTCACCATCACCCTCTTGCATGGAAAGCATGGTCCACATGCGTGGGAACAGTCCGGCAAGCTTGAACCAGTTGGGTACAGTTCAGTACCGAgttcttcttttgcttcttccTAAATAACACACATACTAAAAGGATTCAATGACCAAATTAATCACATTTCAATCTCATTAATTGTGCTCTTCATTACAATGTGTGCTTTGTTAGAACTTGTATGTATAACATGAAGTCATTATTGGTAACAGACCTTAGGGGAGACATGACCTTCTCCAACATTGGTTCCCTTGTCGTGTAAGCTGACTGAAATGTCTAACACAGtcaaaatgagaaaagaataaagagaaCAACAATgagataaaattatattataggTAAATTCTATCAAAAATGTTATAGAcgtaacaaatttcacaattattaaagTAGCATAGTATGATTAGTGTAACATCACCACCACTAACATTATTTCTACTGTACATCAATCAGGATTCATCGTCTTAACAATTGcgaaatttgttataaaaaggaaagagataGCATCCATATCTTTGTATAAAACCATTGTTCTATTAGAATACACAAATTAAGAATGAAACAGAATATAACAAGGAGTGATGCACTTACAACGATGAGTCACTCGAAGGCTTCTACTACTAGCTAGTACCATGAAGAAAATTAGAAGTAGGACAAAAGTGTGGGCTCCAAGATACAAGTTCCTCATGTTTCTAAGTCCTTGTAGCAACTATAGGTATTTGAGAAGAGCTGAAGAGATGTTTCATTAAATGGTAGCTAATCCAGAACCATGAAAGAAAAGAGTGCCTGGGCAGGTATTGGATGCTTGAGTCACaatatatcttatatatatataaagatggaaaagaagatGGGTTTAAATGTGGGAGGTAGACCTGGTGGACTTCACATGATCCACGGCCATCTTTTGAAAGTTTCACATGTTTTGTTCGGCCACCAAAAACAAgccaaaaatcattaaaatttaaatgaagaaaTTCATTTATGAGAGTTCAATATTTTTGGACCAGTTCAGCTGGAACCTCGAATTTGCCA is a genomic window of Quercus lobata isolate SW786 chromosome 2, ValleyOak3.0 Primary Assembly, whole genome shotgun sequence containing:
- the LOC115977924 gene encoding protein EPIDERMAL PATTERNING FACTOR 2 isoform X1; translated protein: MRNLYLGAHTFVLLLIFFMVLASSRSLRVTHRYISVSLHDKGTNVGEGHVSPKEEAKEELGTELYPTGSSLPDCSHACGPCFPCKRVMVSFKCFTESCPIVYRCMCKGKYYHVPSN
- the LOC115977924 gene encoding protein EPIDERMAL PATTERNING FACTOR 2 isoform X2; its protein translation is MRNLYLGAHTFVLLLIFFMVLASSRSLRVTHRFSLHDKGTNVGEGHVSPKEEAKEELGTELYPTGSSLPDCSHACGPCFPCKRVMVSFKCFTESCPIVYRCMCKGKYYHVPSN